The following proteins come from a genomic window of Salvia hispanica cultivar TCC Black 2014 chromosome 4, UniMelb_Shisp_WGS_1.0, whole genome shotgun sequence:
- the LOC125223515 gene encoding uncharacterized GPI-anchored protein At1g61900-like, protein MDGVKTATRLKGSWCCWLIQFAIWLCNISDVLALKMLAPSDVSSASLLASPPKSGIFKPIDISPAVIPHYSFPGGSLPPMYPTYPTTYEPVLTGRCPVNFSAISSIMEITASDCIHPLAGVVANVICCPQFNSLLHIFQGFYSTSSDNLVLQNAVADDCFKDIVSILASRGANNSIPIICSAKSTNLTGGTCPVKDVTTFEKTVNTSKLLDACSTIDPLKECCRSICQPVIMEASLKLSGVQSFMNDNKDAVGLSNHVDIISDCKGVVLSWISRKLPHENANKAFRIFSACKVNKACPLDMKHPIEVIDACRNVAAPSPSCCSTLNTYIAGIQKQMLITNKQAIICATMFGAMLQKAGVMTNVYELCDVDLKDFSLQAYGPEGCLLGSLPADMIYYNSSGFSFTCDLRDNIAAPWPSSSSITSMSLCAPEMSLPALPTSQNLGNPGYRGVGADLFVSILSIFVSTILFSLSGSPSV, encoded by the exons ATGGATGGTGTTAAGACGGCAACGCGGCTCAAGG GCTCTTGGTGTTGTTGGCTGATACAGTTTGCTATCTGGCTGTGTAACATTAGTGATGTGCTGGCGCTGAAGATGCTAGCCCCCAGTGATGTCTCTTCAGCATCTTTGCTTGCTAGCCCACCTAAAAGTGGTATTTTTAAACCCATTGACATATCACCAGCTGTCATTCCACATTATTCATTTCCGGGTGGTTCTTTGCCTCCAATGTATCCCACCTATCCAACCACCTACGAGCCAGTCTTGACTGGACGGTGTCCTGTAAATTTTTCTGCCATTTCAAGTATCATGGAGATCACAGCGTCGGACTGCATCCACCCATTAGCAGGAGTAGTAGCAAATGTTATATGCTGCCCGCAGTTCAATAGTTTGCTTCACATATTCCAGGGATTCTACAGTACCAGTTCTGATAATCTAGTTTTACAAAATGCAGTCGCAGACGATTGTTTTAAAGATATTGTCAGTATATTAGCGAGCAGAGGAGCAAACAATTCAATACCAATAATATGCTCTGCGAAATCCACGAATCTGACTGGTGGCACCTGTCCTGTGAAGGACGTAACCACTTTTGAGAAAACTGTGAACACAAGCAAATTATTGGATGCTTGCAGTACAATTGATCCTCTTAAGGAATGCTGTCGGTCGATTTGTCAGCCAGTTATAATGGAGGCTTCCCTCAAACTATCTGGAGTTCAATCATTCATGAATGATAATAAAGATGCAGTTGGACTTTCTAATCACGTTGACATAATTAGTGATTGCAAAGGAGTGGTTCTTTCATGGATTTCAAGGAAACTTCCTCATGAAAATGCAAACAAAGCATTCAGAATATTTTCTGCTTGCAAGGTTAACAAAG ctTGTCCTTTGGACATGAAACACCCAATAGAGGTAATTGATGCATGCCGCAATGTTGCTGCACCAAGTCCATCATGTTGCAGCACACTAAATACTTACATAGCAGGGATACAGAAACAAATGTTGATAACGAACAAGCAAGCAATTATATGTGCAACCATGTTTGGTGCCATGCTGCAAAAGGCTGGTGTGATGACAAATGTTTATGAGCTTTGTGATGTGGACTTAAAAGACTTTAGTCTCCAAG CGTATGGACCTGAAG GATGTTTGCTCGGGAGCCTTCCTGCAGACATGATATATTATAACTCGTCTGGATTCAGCTTCACTTGTGATTTACGGGACAATATTGCAGCACCATGGCCATCATCATCGTCCATCACATCAATGTCACTTTGCGCTCCTG AGATGTCGTTGCCTGCGCTACCTACATCGCAGAATTTGGGCAATCCTG GGTACCGAGGAGTCGGTGCGGATCTCTTTGTTTCCATTCTTTCGATTTTTGTCAGTACAATACTGTTTAGCTTATCTGGGAGCCCTTCTGTGTGA
- the LOC125221157 gene encoding uncharacterized protein LOC125221157: MILEAVADYRLRIWHAYFGVAGSNNDINVLDSSHLFNDECRGEGPTVRFMANGTQYNRAYYLADGIYPRWPVFVKTIRQPVGPKQSYFAAKQESARKDVERAFGVLQARWAILRCPVRQWHENDIASIMYACIILHNMIIEDEGYSAENWAPEEGASTSHGVATAPLQMGVPRSNAYLIQRFADMRRETSHTTLQADMVEEVWNRRGAGRRA; the protein is encoded by the coding sequence ATGATACTGGAAGCTGTTGCTGACTACCGACTGCGAATCTGGCATGCCTATTTTGGTGTCGcagggtcgaacaacgacatcaacgtacTGGATTCATCTCATCTCTTCAATGATGAGTGTCGGGGTGAGGGTCCGACGGTCAGATTCATGGCCAACGGGACGCAGTACAACAGGGCATACTACTTAGccgatgggatataccctcgttGGCCCGTGTTTGTCAAGACGATCCGGCAGCCGGTTGGGCCGAAACAATCCTATTTTGCGGCCAAACAAGAGAGTGCTAGGAAGGATGTTGAGCGTGCTTTTGGTGTCCTCCAAGCGCGATGGGCCATTCTACGGTGCCCGGTTCGACAATGGCACGAAAATGATATCGCCTccatcatgtatgcatgtatcatattgcacaatatgataatagagGACGAAGGATATTCTGCAGAGAACTGGGCACCGGAAGAGGGTGCAAGTACGAGTCACGGTGTTGCAACCGCCCCACTGCAGATGGGTGTACCGCGTAGTAATGCATACTTGATCCAACGGTTCGCCGATATGCGGAGGGAAACATCACATACGACACTGCAGGCTGATATGGTAGAAGAGGTTTGGAATCGTAGGGGAGCAGGGCGTAGAGCGTGA